In Streptomyces sp. NBC_01717, one DNA window encodes the following:
- a CDS encoding ABC transporter permease, producing the protein MTAIEIATATTPTVPARPSRRRGLLRQLTDSKKAMTGLMLLALFALLALLAPVLVPGEPSLINSTGSQVPSAAHWLGTTAKGQDVLALTLWGARSSLFVGFTVGLVATAVAIVVGLAAAYFGRIVDDALTLVTNIFLLLPGLPLLIILAAFLPPGTSTVILVLVVTGWAGSARVLRAQAKSIRGKDFVAAAVVTGERPLRIMFREILPNMASVVMTTLLGCVIFGIGAQAGLEFLGLGDSSVVSWGTNLYWASNDGALMTGAWWAFVPSGLCIALVAFALALVNYAVDEITNPRLRNRRARRERRG; encoded by the coding sequence ATGACCGCCATCGAAATCGCAACGGCCACCACGCCGACAGTCCCCGCGCGCCCTTCCCGCCGGCGCGGACTGCTACGCCAGCTCACCGACAGCAAGAAGGCGATGACCGGGCTGATGCTGCTCGCTCTCTTCGCTCTCCTGGCTCTGCTCGCTCCCGTCCTCGTCCCGGGTGAACCGTCGCTCATCAACTCCACGGGCAGCCAGGTCCCTTCGGCCGCACACTGGCTCGGTACGACCGCCAAGGGACAGGACGTGCTCGCCCTCACCCTGTGGGGCGCGCGCAGCTCGCTCTTCGTCGGGTTCACCGTGGGGCTGGTGGCGACCGCGGTCGCCATCGTCGTCGGCCTCGCGGCCGCCTACTTCGGCCGCATTGTGGACGACGCGCTGACCCTGGTCACCAACATCTTCCTGCTGCTGCCCGGACTGCCGCTGCTCATCATCCTGGCCGCGTTCCTGCCGCCCGGGACCTCCACCGTGATCCTGGTCCTCGTCGTCACCGGCTGGGCGGGCTCGGCCCGGGTCCTGCGCGCGCAGGCCAAGTCGATCCGGGGCAAGGACTTCGTGGCCGCCGCGGTCGTCACCGGGGAGCGCCCGCTGCGGATCATGTTCCGCGAGATCCTGCCCAACATGGCGTCCGTGGTGATGACCACGCTGCTCGGCTGCGTGATCTTCGGCATCGGCGCCCAGGCCGGCCTGGAATTCCTCGGCCTCGGCGACAGCAGCGTCGTCAGCTGGGGTACCAACCTGTACTGGGCCAGCAACGACGGCGCGTTGATGACCGGCGCCTGGTGGGCCTTCGTCCCCTCCGGACTGTGCATCGCGCTCGTCGCGTTCGCGCTCGCGCTGGTCAACTATGCGGTCGACGAGATCACCAACCCGAGGCTGCGCAACCGCCGTGCCCGCCGCGAGAGGAGGGGCTGA
- a CDS encoding ABC transporter ATP-binding protein → MEPVLELSGLRVEYRGDGRTVVGADDVSFSIGAGEIFGLAGESGCGKSTIANAVMRLLKPPAEITAGSIRFQGRDVLALDARELRAFRWREIAMVFQSAMNSLNPVLTIGEQIVDIFTTHEKLKKRVARERAGELLELVGIDPGRLKAYPHQLSGGMRQRVVIAMAVALRPRLLIMDEPTTALDVVVQQEIMAQIRDLQRELGFSILFITHDMSLMVELSDRMGVMYGGRIVELAVAKDLFAGPLHPYTEALMNAFPPLTGPRRELTGLFDAPRTADSCGFHVRCPEDRSDCSMTIPDLREVAPGRWVARSVAPSPEGASR, encoded by the coding sequence ATGGAACCCGTACTTGAACTGAGCGGCCTGCGCGTCGAATACCGCGGCGACGGACGCACCGTGGTCGGCGCCGACGACGTCTCCTTCTCCATCGGCGCCGGAGAGATCTTCGGCCTCGCCGGAGAGTCCGGCTGCGGCAAGTCGACCATCGCCAACGCGGTCATGCGGCTGCTGAAGCCCCCGGCGGAGATCACCGCGGGCAGCATCCGCTTCCAGGGGCGGGACGTCCTCGCCCTGGACGCACGTGAGCTGCGCGCCTTCCGATGGCGGGAGATCGCGATGGTCTTCCAGTCGGCGATGAACTCCCTCAACCCCGTTCTGACCATCGGCGAGCAGATCGTCGACATCTTCACCACCCACGAGAAGCTGAAGAAGCGGGTCGCGCGGGAGCGGGCGGGAGAGCTCCTGGAGCTGGTGGGCATCGACCCGGGGCGGCTGAAGGCGTACCCGCACCAGCTGTCCGGCGGTATGCGCCAGCGCGTGGTCATCGCCATGGCCGTCGCGCTCCGCCCCCGGCTGCTGATCATGGACGAGCCGACGACCGCGCTCGACGTGGTCGTGCAGCAGGAGATCATGGCGCAGATCCGCGACCTCCAGCGGGAGCTGGGCTTCTCCATCCTCTTCATCACTCACGACATGTCCCTGATGGTCGAGCTGTCGGACCGCATGGGCGTGATGTACGGCGGACGGATCGTGGAACTCGCCGTCGCCAAGGACCTGTTCGCGGGGCCCCTCCACCCGTACACCGAGGCGCTGATGAACGCCTTCCCGCCGCTTACCGGCCCGCGCCGCGAACTCACCGGCCTGTTCGACGCCCCGCGCACCGCCGACAGCTGTGGCTTCCACGTCCGCTGTCCCGAGGACCGCTCGGACTGCTCCATGACCATCCCCGACCTGCGCGAGGTCGCGCCCGGCCGCTGGGTGGCCCGCAGTGTGGCCCCCAGTCCGGAAGGAGCCTCCCGATGA
- a CDS encoding ABC transporter permease — protein sequence MRLILRNLGFYLLAFWASITLNFVLPRFMPGDPVSRMFAQAQGTMQPNQIAQLRKLFGLDDRPLWEQYVSYVKSVFTGDLGISITRFPTPVSEVIGSQIGWTLLLGGVALVIAAVLGNLLGIVAAWRRGGVLDSAFPPLLIFVGSFPYFWLAMGALYLFGVSLGWFPLRHAYDVGLTPGFNGEFLSNVATHLVLPALTIVLVSIGGWMLGMRNTMIATTAEDYITMAEAKGLSPSRIMFRYAARNALLPSVTNFGMALGFVVGGALLTEVVFAYPGIGYQLLMAVQGLDYPLMQGIFLTITAAVLIANFLVDLVYVRLDPRVRVR from the coding sequence GTGCGTCTGATCCTGCGCAACCTGGGGTTCTATCTGCTCGCCTTCTGGGCCTCCATCACCCTGAACTTCGTTCTCCCGCGCTTCATGCCGGGCGACCCGGTCTCCCGGATGTTCGCGCAGGCCCAGGGCACGATGCAGCCCAACCAGATAGCCCAGTTGCGGAAACTTTTCGGCTTGGACGACCGCCCCCTCTGGGAGCAGTACGTCTCTTACGTCAAGAGCGTCTTCACCGGCGACCTCGGCATCTCCATCACCCGCTTCCCCACCCCGGTTTCCGAGGTGATCGGCTCGCAGATCGGCTGGACCCTGCTGCTCGGTGGCGTCGCGCTCGTCATCGCCGCCGTGCTCGGCAACCTGCTCGGCATCGTCGCCGCCTGGCGACGCGGCGGCGTCCTCGACTCCGCCTTCCCGCCCCTGCTGATCTTTGTCGGCTCGTTCCCCTATTTCTGGCTGGCGATGGGCGCGCTGTACCTGTTCGGGGTGAGCCTGGGCTGGTTCCCGCTGCGGCACGCCTACGACGTCGGACTGACCCCCGGCTTCAACGGCGAATTCCTCTCCAACGTCGCCACCCACCTGGTGCTGCCCGCATTGACCATCGTGCTGGTCTCCATCGGCGGCTGGATGCTCGGCATGCGCAACACCATGATCGCCACGACGGCCGAGGACTACATCACCATGGCCGAGGCCAAGGGGCTCAGCCCCTCGCGGATCATGTTCCGTTACGCCGCCCGCAACGCCCTGCTCCCCTCCGTTACCAACTTCGGCATGGCACTCGGCTTCGTCGTCGGCGGCGCCCTGCTCACCGAGGTCGTGTTCGCCTACCCCGGCATCGGCTATCAGCTGCTGATGGCTGTCCAGGGCCTGGACTACCCGCTGATGCAGGGCATCTTCCTGACGATCACGGCGGCGGTACTGATTGCGAACTTCCTCGTCGACCTCGTCTACGTCCGCCTCGACCCGCGCGTCCGCGTCCGCTGA
- a CDS encoding ABC transporter substrate-binding protein codes for MAPSRIPSRRPRAVLRAVTATAAAALVLSACTGGSGTAGGDTSGNQLLTIPREDLATFTRNFNPLSPQAAPMTLQAVYEPLAVHSMADAKDTPWLATKWEQAKDGKSLTFTLRDGVKWSDGQALTADDVVYTFELQKKVLGGFDYLDKVTAVDAHTVKFSFNKAFSTAFFEISGHYILPKHIWSKVKDPAKFTNPNPVGTGPYTKIEKFQSQSYELRKNPDYWQPAKQQITGIQMLAFSGNDSANIAFTNGEVDWTQSFIPDIEKSFVAKDKKHNHYWFPATGAMINWQLNTTKAPFDDPAVRKALSMAVDRDQITKVAMNGYAEPADCTGLARTYDKWRDTSLAASCTWTKYDTDAAAKALDAAGYKESGGKRKLKNGKNFTLDISVGSASSDWISVANIIKQNLAKVGITAIVKTPDWSAVSSSYNTGTFDTGIVWSNNGATPYEYFRGVMSTKMVQPVGKQATENYHRFGDKKADKLIDAFAAATDESAQREQMNGLQALYNKDAPVVPLFTGPEWGAYTDARFTGWPTEKNPYATLGNRNGSTILVLTSLKPVKG; via the coding sequence ATGGCACCTTCCCGCATACCTTCACGGCGGCCCCGAGCCGTCCTGAGAGCGGTCACCGCGACCGCCGCCGCAGCCCTGGTCCTGTCCGCCTGTACGGGTGGCTCGGGCACTGCCGGCGGTGACACCTCCGGCAACCAGCTGCTCACCATCCCGCGCGAGGATCTGGCGACGTTCACGCGCAACTTCAACCCGCTCTCCCCGCAGGCCGCCCCTATGACCCTGCAGGCGGTCTACGAGCCGCTGGCGGTGCACAGCATGGCGGATGCCAAGGACACGCCGTGGCTGGCCACCAAGTGGGAGCAGGCCAAGGATGGCAAGTCCCTCACCTTCACGTTGCGCGACGGCGTCAAGTGGTCGGACGGCCAGGCTCTCACCGCCGACGACGTCGTCTACACCTTCGAGCTCCAGAAGAAGGTGCTGGGCGGCTTCGACTACCTGGACAAGGTCACCGCGGTCGACGCCCACACGGTGAAGTTCTCCTTCAACAAGGCGTTCTCGACCGCCTTCTTCGAGATCAGCGGCCACTACATCCTGCCGAAGCACATCTGGTCCAAGGTGAAGGACCCGGCGAAGTTCACCAACCCGAACCCGGTCGGCACCGGCCCTTACACCAAGATCGAGAAGTTCCAGAGCCAGTCGTACGAGCTGCGCAAGAACCCCGACTACTGGCAGCCGGCGAAGCAGCAGATCACCGGCATCCAGATGCTCGCCTTCTCCGGCAACGACAGCGCCAACATCGCCTTCACCAACGGCGAGGTGGACTGGACGCAGTCGTTCATCCCGGACATCGAGAAGTCCTTCGTCGCCAAGGACAAGAAGCACAACCACTACTGGTTCCCGGCCACCGGCGCCATGATCAACTGGCAGCTGAACACCACCAAGGCCCCCTTCGACGACCCGGCCGTGCGCAAGGCGCTCAGCATGGCGGTAGACCGCGACCAGATCACCAAGGTCGCGATGAACGGCTACGCCGAACCCGCCGACTGCACGGGCCTGGCCCGCACGTACGACAAGTGGCGTGACACGTCGCTGGCCGCCTCCTGCACCTGGACGAAGTACGACACCGACGCGGCGGCCAAGGCCCTGGATGCGGCCGGCTACAAGGAGAGCGGCGGCAAGCGCAAGCTGAAGAACGGCAAGAACTTCACCCTCGACATCTCCGTCGGCTCCGCCTCCTCCGACTGGATATCGGTCGCCAACATCATCAAGCAGAACCTCGCGAAGGTCGGCATCACCGCCATCGTGAAGACGCCCGACTGGTCGGCGGTCTCGTCCTCGTACAACACCGGCACCTTCGACACCGGCATCGTGTGGAGCAACAACGGCGCCACGCCGTACGAGTACTTCCGCGGCGTGATGTCGACCAAGATGGTGCAGCCGGTCGGCAAGCAGGCCACGGAAAACTACCACCGCTTCGGCGACAAGAAGGCCGACAAGCTCATCGACGCCTTCGCCGCCGCCACGGACGAGAGTGCGCAGCGCGAGCAGATGAACGGTCTGCAGGCGCTGTACAACAAGGACGCGCCCGTCGTCCCGCTGTTCACCGGCCCCGAGTGGGGCGCGTACACGGACGCCCGCTTCACCGGCTGGCCCACCGAGAAGAACCCGTACGCCACCCTCGGCAACCGCAACGGCAGCACGATCCTCGTGCTCACCTCGCTGAAGCCCGTCAAGGGCTGA